The uncultured Methanobrevibacter sp. genome segment ACAAATACTGCAGTCTTACCTTTCTTAAGCAATTTTACTGTGATTTCACTGTTGTCGGATACGATGAATGGCCTTGCGCCTAGCTTATACGGACAGATTGGAATTATGATAAATCCTCCGACTTTCGGATCAACGATAGGTCCTCCGGCAGACATTGAATAAGCTGTTGAACCGCTTGGGGTTGAAACTATTAGTCCGTCAGCCCTTACCTCTTCAATGATTTCTCCGTCCACCTTGATTTGGAAGTGCTGCATTTTTGCAGGCTTGTTGGTCATTATTACAACTTCGTTCATTGCGGTGTAGTAGTGGTTTTCGTGGGATACGACAAGTTTTGTCCTGTTTTCCTTGTAGTAGTTTCCTTTAAGAACCTCTTCTAATGCTTTGAATGTGTCTCTTGCTTCAATTTCAGTTAAAAATCCGACGGTACCCATGTTTATACCGAATATTGGTGTTTCATCTTTCATCTTTGCCTGTGCTCTTAAAAGGGTTCCGTCCCCTCCAAGAACGATTGCCATATCACATTCAAAATCGGTTATTTCGCATGCAAGCTGCTTGTAGTCGATATTGAAGTTGATGTCATCCAAAAGATGGGCAATGTCTGGATATTTCCTTTTGGTCTTTTCAATAATTTTGTCCAGTTTCGGATTTTCCTTCAGCTCAATCAGCTTTTGAACCAGCCTTTTTTCGATTATGACCTCCCTTCCGTTGGTGAGCAGGTAATCCACAAGCTGTGCTGTAAAGAGGATCGGACGTTTCTGATCGATTCTGCTTACGATTCCTATTTTTCCAATGAAATCGGTTTGATTGTCATTTAAGATATCAATCATCTGTTTGTGAAGGATTCTATTGTTGGCAGCAATTACGATTGTCTTTTCGTGAATGCTCAATTTGTTGTTTAGCTTTTCACCGTATTTGTCGGTAATTATTCCACCTGCTTCTTCAAGAATCAGTTTGGATGCTGCAATATCAATGATTCTACTTCCCCTAAGGTCGATGAATGCATCATATCTTCCGCTTGCAACATATGAGATTTCAAGCACTACGCTTCCAAGCACTCTCATTCTTCTTGCATTGTCGACCAGATGTGATGCAGCTGAGGTTCCGCTTTTTGTAAATCCTCCGAGGGTAATGTCGCTGATGTTTACTGTATTGCTTGGATGCACTTCCTCATTGTTCAGCCAGCAGCCTTTTCCCTTTTCAGCTTCAAAAAAGTTTCCGTTGCCGAAGTTGCTTATAAAACCCAGTTCAACATCGTTCAATGTGGCAAGCCTTCCTTCAGGCACGCTTGCAACAGCTATTGAAATGCCGTATGCAGGGATTTCCTTGATTGCATTGCTTGTTCCGTCAATAGGATCAACCAGGAATATGAATTTTGGCCTTTCTTCCTCATCAAAGTCATCACGCCTCAACTCCCGTGTCAAGATAATGCTTCTTTTGGTTCCCCTACCTAATTTCAACTCTCCGATTTCTTCACTTACAATATATGAAAGAACCGGTGCATTTTTCAGTATGTTTATGACCTTCTCTTCGGCGATAATGTCGATAAATGATGTGGGTGTTCCGTCGGCTCCCATCTTCACCTTTTCACCGGATTCCGGTTTTCCAACATATGGCCTTATTGCTCGGCCCACTTCCCTTATGATTTCATATGCAAGGTCTGTTGCAATTTTTTTATCCTGTGCATCCATGTTATCCCTCAATTATTTCATCTTTTAGGTATACTACTGATGCAACAACTGATGCAATGTTTTCAACAGTTGCTGTGCTTGATTCAATAATCATTTCCCTGATGTCGACATCTCTTTTCTCCATCATGTATCTTACCATGAATTCGGCTTCATTCCTTAACTCTTCAGGGCTTTTGTCAATTCCGGTTGTCTCGACGACGCAGCCTAATTCATTTCCAATAGCTACTGCAACGACTGCAGTTATTTCGGCTCCCGGTTTGGATGATGTAACTTCGGATAAAACGCAGTTTACCATGCTTCCCGCTTTAAGTTTAGGCAATTCCTGAATTTCGGCATTGCCTGCAAGCATGCTTGATACTTTAATTAGGTTTACATCACCGATTCCGGCGTCACTCAATGCATTGTCGAAGGCATTCAGTTTTGTTGGGCCTTCAGACTTTCCACTTACTATAGCTATTTTCATTATATCACTTAATTTAATATTTTGATATTTATCATATAATAAATTACTCATATTTTTTAATTGCCCATTTATGAATTGGGCTTTCATTTGGGGCTTTGATTTAAAAACAAGGCTTTATTTCAACCTTTAAAAAAAGCAAAATAATCGAATACTTTATATAAAATAGAAAATATATCTTATATTAATCTAATAATATTCCTTATTATAAGATTATAAAAACCGGTTTTTATTTATGGAGGAAAATTAATGTCAACAAAAGTTGTAGAAATTAAAACATTAAAAGTTGGAAAATATATTGTTTTAGGCGGAGAAGCTTGTAAAATTATTAGTTATACTACTTCATCTCCAGGTAAACACGGAGCGGCAAAAGCAAGAATTGAAGCTGTAGGTGTATTCGACAACCAAAAAAGAAGTCTCGTTAAACCTGTAGATAACAAAGTAGATATTCCTATTATCGACAAAAGATTAGGTCAAGTCATTTCCATTCAAGGCGACAACGTTCAAATTATGGATATGGAAAACTATGATACCATTGACTTACCAATGCCTGAAGATTTAAAAGACGACATCGTCGAAGGTATTGAAGTTGAATATATCGTCGCTTTAGGAAACATGAAAATAATGAGAACTAGAGGATCTGCTTAATTCCTCTAATTATTTTCCTTTTTTAGATAAATTATGCTTTTTAATACATACGAACCGTGGAAATTTGCATTTTCATCTGAAAATGAAGAAATAAAAGAAAACTCATATGGGATAATCGGAGTTCCCTTTGACAGCACTACTTCTTATCACTCCGGTGCACGTTTAGGACCAATCGTTGTGCGTGAAGCATCATTTGGTTTTGAAAAATTCAATACTGTTTTTAACAAGAGCCTGACAGCCACATTTTATGATTTCGGTGACGTCAATGTTGTTCCTGGAAACTGCGAAAAGACATCACAGATTGTTGAAGACACCGTCAATGAAATTTTGGACATGAATCTCAAGCCGATTATAATTGGAGGAGAGCATTCGGCATCAATCGGAGCCATCAAGGCATTGTGTGGAAGATATGAAAAATTGACAGTGATTCACCTCGACGCTCACAGGGATCTTGCATTCGAATTCATCGGCGAGAAATACTCTCATGCAACAGTAATGAGGAGGGCTCACGAAATGGGTGCCGATTTGGTACAAATCGGAATAAGGTCATCATCACTTGAGGAAGAGGAATTCGTAAAGTCAACATACAATGTCCAGACATTCAAAAACAAGGATGCCCACAAGCATATGGATGCAATAAAATATTATCTCACCAACATCGACGGACCAATCTACATTTCAATAGACATGGATGTCATAGACCCTGCCGTTGCTCCTAATGTTGGAAATCCGACACCAGGTGGATTGCTCGTTCATGAAATAGAATCAATTCTAAAGACATTGTGCCATAAGACTATTGTAGGATTGGATGTCGTTGAAACTGCAAGTGACAGATTGGGTGATGCCACTGCCGTTGTAGCCTCAAAAATAATCTATGATTTTTTAACATTGATGGAATAATTATTTAACCTTATTTTTTCATATAATATCATATGAGAATCAAGGGACCAATATTTATTGAAACAATTTTTCTTTTGATAGCATTTTCAATCTATTTTTTCTCTGGAAATGTGTTTTTCATATATAATTTTGCATTTATCGGAACTTCTGTAGCTGTTGGTGTGTTTTTAACTCAAAATGGTTATAAGTTCGGTCGCAATATCATAATGCTTGCGGTAGGATCATATATTTTGATATATGTTGGAATATTGGGCAGGGAAAATCTTTTGCTTTCCGGATTCTGGTATTATCTGTTTTTGGGAGTATTTGAAGCTGCTGTAGTTCACTATCTTATAGCTAAAATTGCAGGTCCTTTCATATTCGGCCGTGGATGGTGCGGATATGCCTGCTGGACTGCGATGATATTGGATCTGCTTCCATATAAGACTCCTGCCAATGAACGAAAGAACTGGGGATATGTGAGGTATGTGCTCTTTGCATCCATATTGTGTCTTGTTTCAGCACTCTTCATATTCAAGGTAAATCACCTGGACAATGTTTTGTTTTACATGTTCGTCATTGGAAATGTCATATACTATGTTTTAGGGATATTCTTGGCATATAAACTAAAGGACAACCGTG includes the following:
- the speB gene encoding agmatinase, coding for MLFNTYEPWKFAFSSENEEIKENSYGIIGVPFDSTTSYHSGARLGPIVVREASFGFEKFNTVFNKSLTATFYDFGDVNVVPGNCEKTSQIVEDTVNEILDMNLKPIIIGGEHSASIGAIKALCGRYEKLTVIHLDAHRDLAFEFIGEKYSHATVMRRAHEMGADLVQIGIRSSSLEEEEFVKSTYNVQTFKNKDAHKHMDAIKYYLTNIDGPIYISIDMDVIDPAVAPNVGNPTPGGLLVHEIESILKTLCHKTIVGLDVVETASDRLGDATAVVASKIIYDFLTLME
- a CDS encoding translation initiation factor IF-5A, with the translated sequence MSTKVVEIKTLKVGKYIVLGGEACKIISYTTSSPGKHGAAKARIEAVGVFDNQKRSLVKPVDNKVDIPIIDKRLGQVISIQGDNVQIMDMENYDTIDLPMPEDLKDDIVEGIEVEYIVALGNMKIMRTRGSA
- a CDS encoding bifunctional NADP phosphatase/NAD kinase yields the protein MDAQDKKIATDLAYEIIREVGRAIRPYVGKPESGEKVKMGADGTPTSFIDIIAEEKVINILKNAPVLSYIVSEEIGELKLGRGTKRSIILTRELRRDDFDEEERPKFIFLVDPIDGTSNAIKEIPAYGISIAVASVPEGRLATLNDVELGFISNFGNGNFFEAEKGKGCWLNNEEVHPSNTVNISDITLGGFTKSGTSAASHLVDNARRMRVLGSVVLEISYVASGRYDAFIDLRGSRIIDIAASKLILEEAGGIITDKYGEKLNNKLSIHEKTIVIAANNRILHKQMIDILNDNQTDFIGKIGIVSRIDQKRPILFTAQLVDYLLTNGREVIIEKRLVQKLIELKENPKLDKIIEKTKRKYPDIAHLLDDINFNIDYKQLACEITDFECDMAIVLGGDGTLLRAQAKMKDETPIFGINMGTVGFLTEIEARDTFKALEEVLKGNYYKENRTKLVVSHENHYYTAMNEVVIMTNKPAKMQHFQIKVDGEIIEEVRADGLIVSTPSGSTAYSMSAGGPIVDPKVGGFIIIPICPYKLGARPFIVSDNSEITVKLLKKGKTAVFVMDGQRNEEAEYEEEIKFKKSDKSVYLIRTSTKYFYKKVKNKLAQGGLEKDNSWC
- a CDS encoding 4Fe-4S dicluster domain-containing protein: MRIKGPIFIETIFLLIAFSIYFFSGNVFFIYNFAFIGTSVAVGVFLTQNGYKFGRNIIMLAVGSYILIYVGILGRENLLLSGFWYYLFLGVFEAAVVHYLIAKIAGPFIFGRGWCGYACWTAMILDLLPYKTPANERKNWGYVRYVLFASILCLVSALFIFKVNHLDNVLFYMFVIGNVIYYVLGIFLAYKLKDNRAFCKYVCPITVFLKMSSYFSLLRVKVNRDKCNECGKCMKRCPMDVEILNNSRKRKNGTECILCLNCVMDCPKKAISI
- a CDS encoding pyruvoyl-dependent arginine decarboxylase, whose translation is MKIAIVSGKSEGPTKLNAFDNALSDAGIGDVNLIKVSSMLAGNAEIQELPKLKAGSMVNCVLSEVTSSKPGAEITAVVAVAIGNELGCVVETTGIDKSPEELRNEAEFMVRYMMEKRDVDIREMIIESSTATVENIASVVASVVYLKDEIIEG